One genomic window of Medicago truncatula cultivar Jemalong A17 chromosome 1, MtrunA17r5.0-ANR, whole genome shotgun sequence includes the following:
- the LOC25482970 gene encoding glycolipid transfer protein 1 isoform X1 — MEGTVFGPALEELQHVKSERGEILTKHFLDSCRHILPVIEKFGAAMTLVKSDIGGNITRLETLYSSNPSRFNILYSLVQVEIESKTAKSSSSCTNGLLWLTRAMDFLVALFQNLIEHDDWPMSQACTDAYNKTLKKWHGWLASSSFTVMFFSYSALVVMKLAPDRKKFMEVIGGNGDINADIEKFCTIFSPLLEQNHKFLARFKLDDMKAS, encoded by the exons ATGGAGGGGACTGTCTTCGGTCCTGCACTGGAAGAACTCCAACATGTAAAGTCTGAGCGAGGAGAAATTCTGACCAAACATTTCTTGGATTCGTGCAGACACATATTGCCTGTTATAG aAAAGTTTGGAGCTGCTATGACCCTTGTTAAATCTGACATAGGTGGCAATATAACG AGATTAGAAACTTTATATTCATCCAATCCATCAAGATTTAATATCTTGTACAGTTTGGTACAAGTAGAGATTGAAAGTAAAACCGCTAAATCATCATCCAGTTGTACCAATGGACTTCTTTGGCTAACAAG AGCAATGGATTTCTTGGTGGCTTTGTTCCAAAACTTGATTGAGCATGATGACTGGCCAATGTCACAAGCCTGTACGGATGCATACAACAAGACTCTGAAGAAATGGCATGGATGGCTTGCTAGTTCAAGCTTCACTGTAATGTTCTTTTCATACTCTGCTCTT GTAGTCATGAAGCTTGCTCCAGACAGGAAGAAGTTCATGGAGGTGATAGGAGGCAACGGTGATATCAATGCTGACATAGAGAAATTTTGTACAATCTTCTCTCCTCTCCTTGAACAGAATCACAAATTTCTG GCGCGTTTTAAATTGGATGATATGAAGGCATCATGA
- the LOC25482970 gene encoding glycolipid transfer protein 1 isoform X2 produces the protein MEGTVFGPALEELQHVKSERGEILTKHFLDSCRHILPVIEKFGAAMTLVKSDIGGNITRLETLYSSNPSRFNILYSLVQVEIESKTAKSSSSCTNGLLWLTRAMDFLVALFQNLIEHDDWPMSQACTDAYNKTLKKWHGWLASSSFTVVMKLAPDRKKFMEVIGGNGDINADIEKFCTIFSPLLEQNHKFLARFKLDDMKAS, from the exons ATGGAGGGGACTGTCTTCGGTCCTGCACTGGAAGAACTCCAACATGTAAAGTCTGAGCGAGGAGAAATTCTGACCAAACATTTCTTGGATTCGTGCAGACACATATTGCCTGTTATAG aAAAGTTTGGAGCTGCTATGACCCTTGTTAAATCTGACATAGGTGGCAATATAACG AGATTAGAAACTTTATATTCATCCAATCCATCAAGATTTAATATCTTGTACAGTTTGGTACAAGTAGAGATTGAAAGTAAAACCGCTAAATCATCATCCAGTTGTACCAATGGACTTCTTTGGCTAACAAG AGCAATGGATTTCTTGGTGGCTTTGTTCCAAAACTTGATTGAGCATGATGACTGGCCAATGTCACAAGCCTGTACGGATGCATACAACAAGACTCTGAAGAAATGGCATGGATGGCTTGCTAGTTCAAGCTTCACT GTAGTCATGAAGCTTGCTCCAGACAGGAAGAAGTTCATGGAGGTGATAGGAGGCAACGGTGATATCAATGCTGACATAGAGAAATTTTGTACAATCTTCTCTCCTCTCCTTGAACAGAATCACAAATTTCTG GCGCGTTTTAAATTGGATGATATGAAGGCATCATGA
- the LOC25482971 gene encoding uncharacterized protein isoform X1, translating into MCGILNFMQMNEYKSTNPPGGAEKPTQPTEERKSKSSKPKEKSSKIRHLIPKSRHESIDNETNTTTKKNTRRQQRSSDPTADSSTHDSSAGSRHRRHRRGSDSVPPDAPQPGTKTHRRKPKNSEDGGSVRKPNSRKSSKGDSLTDISLSDFGSGSLAETENGPN; encoded by the exons ATGTGtggaattttaaattttatgcagATGAATGAATATAAATCAACAAACCCGCCTGGAGGAGCAGAGAAACCTACCCAGCCAACAGAAG agCGTAAAagcaaatcatcaaaaccaaaagaaaaatcgTCCAAGATTCGACATCTAATACCAAAATCAAGACATGAATCAATCGACAACGAAACCAACACCACAACTAAGAAGAACACACGACGCCAACAGCGATCATCAGACCCAACTGCAGACTCCTCGACCCATGATTCTTCAGCCGGTTCACGACACAGGAGACATCGTCGTGGCTCTGATTCAGTGCCGCCTGATGCTCCACAACCAGGAACCAAAACCCATCGGAGAAAACCAAAGAATTCTGAAGATGGTGGTTCAGTACGGAAACCTAATTCAAGGAAATCTTCTAAAGGAGATTCGTTAACCGATATTTCTCTTTCGGATTTCGGATCAGGGTCCTTGGCAGAAACTGAGAATGGACCTAATTAA
- the LOC25482971 gene encoding uncharacterized protein isoform X2, which translates to MNEYKSTNPPGGAEKPTQPTEERKSKSSKPKEKSSKIRHLIPKSRHESIDNETNTTTKKNTRRQQRSSDPTADSSTHDSSAGSRHRRHRRGSDSVPPDAPQPGTKTHRRKPKNSEDGGSVRKPNSRKSSKGDSLTDISLSDFGSGSLAETENGPN; encoded by the exons ATGAATGAATATAAATCAACAAACCCGCCTGGAGGAGCAGAGAAACCTACCCAGCCAACAGAAG agCGTAAAagcaaatcatcaaaaccaaaagaaaaatcgTCCAAGATTCGACATCTAATACCAAAATCAAGACATGAATCAATCGACAACGAAACCAACACCACAACTAAGAAGAACACACGACGCCAACAGCGATCATCAGACCCAACTGCAGACTCCTCGACCCATGATTCTTCAGCCGGTTCACGACACAGGAGACATCGTCGTGGCTCTGATTCAGTGCCGCCTGATGCTCCACAACCAGGAACCAAAACCCATCGGAGAAAACCAAAGAATTCTGAAGATGGTGGTTCAGTACGGAAACCTAATTCAAGGAAATCTTCTAAAGGAGATTCGTTAACCGATATTTCTCTTTCGGATTTCGGATCAGGGTCCTTGGCAGAAACTGAGAATGGACCTAATTAA